The sequence cccagcagaaccaaataccacagtgcagcacaatatactgttctaccagaaccaaataccacagggcagcacaatatactgccccagcagaaccaaataggctttttgatgcggtttttgaatCCAAAACCAGGATTTGAAGGAAAAAAGTGGAGAAGTAGTATTTTTTCATAAAGTTAGTAAAGTTGCTGGGATCCAGGTTCCCGTCCTGGTCTCTACGACTCTCAAATGTACATGGCGCAAAACCGCCAGTGCGAGAAAATAATGCAAAAACAGCATTGCAACGCCATGGCAACTCATGACTTTTTAAAAGTGTattgccttattcacacagtcagcggGGCACATTTACTATCGTGTCTGCGCCTGTTTTCAGGAGTAAAAAAGCGTTTTCCGACAGTCTTATTTTTTAGAAGGCACTTGCACTTTGTTCGTCTAGACGGGggaaaaagtcctgcatgaagTACTATTGTTTCCGTCTAAAAAAACGAATCTCAAAAcagatttaggctgggttcacacgggcgttgcgagaAAATGTGCGGgtacgttacgggaacacccgcgatttttccgcgcgagtgcaaaacattgtaatgcgttttgcactcgcgtgagtaaaatcacgcatgtttggtacccaaacccgaacttcttcacagcagttcgggcttgggatcggtgttctgtagattgtattattttcccttataacatggttataagggaaaataatagcattcgaaTACAGAATTCATagaacaatagcgctggaggggtcaccatggtaaaagatcatgtgatggatcatgtgatgaccggagtgacgtcaccaaaggtcctgttcatgtaataaatgctcaccacaggtcctgttcagcaaaggagacagaaggagatgccggtctgcgcgatcaagtggactaaggtgagttaaattatttttaaattttttttaacccctccagcgctgttttactatgcattctgtattcagaatgctattattttcccttataaccatgttataagggaaaataataatgatcgggtccccatcccgatcgtctccgtgcgtgaaaatcgcaccgcatccgcacttgcttgcggatgcttgcgattttcacgcaaccccatttacttctatggggcctgcgttgcgtgaaaaacgctgaatatagagcatgctgcgattttcacgcaatgcacaagtgatgcgtaaaaatcactgctcatgtgcacagccccatagaaatgaataggtccggattcagtgcgggtgcaatgcgttcacctctcgCCCGTGTAAACCCAGCCTTACACACAGGTAAATTAGCAGcagcccacccgcctggctacacAGTCTCCCTCAAGGGGTTAATTCAATACCAGCAATGTAAGAGTTAAAACAGGGGCTGTTGGCCGCTGTGTGTAAGATAGGGAATGCTGGGATAATTGGAAACAACACAATCACTGCAACGTAGGGGTAAATACAGTGCAGGAGTAACCCAGGAAATGGTTAAAACTATCAGGGTAGTTAGCCTCAGCAGGATCTGAACACAGGGCTAGGGCTgctgggcactgaaggggttaatgcaggggctGTTGGTAAGATGCTGGGGTAATAGCAGGGGGCAGTGGGAATGCAGAGGTTAATGGATTTATTACAGGGATAGGCAGGGACTGGTGGCAGTGGGAATGCAGGGGAGGATAGCAGGGGTTTATCGGGAATACTCAGCCACTAATGCTCGTCTTCCAGGGGTTGCTCGTTCCTCCCAGGGGACGATCCTCACTTGGGGTTGCTGGGGTTAACTTCCCTCAGCTCAGCGCTACCTGCGCTTTCTCCATGGGTGGGGGATCTTCTCTTCTGAGCGTCGGCTGCGCTCTTCTCATCTGGGGGGGTGCGGGGATTATGGGCCTGAGCGGAGCGCTGCCGGGATATTTAAACCCGGCTGCGCTCGCTCCAGTCTTAGGCCAAGTGGGCCGgagcggtgatatgacgtcaccacgccagcccgCGTGTTctggagcgcgcttccaggcagGGAATGATTCAAATCTCCCACCTGTGAAGCGCCAGCTTACCTCCTGGTGCTTTAATTACAGCATCAGAGGTATGACACCTACAGGGGTGGGGGAGCTCTTTGTTTCCCCCGCCTTGCCGGAGATGTTATAAAAGGACGGAGGAtcataattgtccagttgtcggcCTCCCTTCCTGCAGGCACATtccagatgggggggggggggggcacctgacATGGGGGATTATGTTGGCcgcattataatatatatatctatatagatgCTTGCGGTAGattcatatacatatatatacccaATATAAACCTGGGGCCTAATACTGGCCACATttattataagtatatatatatatatatgtatatgaataATGGGGCACatcaatatacatatatatacacacacatctacACAACATATCTCGGGGACAGCCATGGCAGATACGTATATACAGATGTATGTAATAactggggcatacatacatctatatatagacatccctaattataatataagcccatatatctatatacagatgTGTACAATATAAGGGGCAtacacacatctatatatatatatgtatccacaGACCTGGGCCCATACAGGgcaaatatataaatgtatatattaaaagtcatatatacatatatttgcaTGATACTCCTTCCCTCTACACATCCCGTTGaaagattgaacatgtcctattattgcccgcaaatcacgttccgtggctccattcaagtcaatgggtccgcaaaaaaaaacggaacacatacggaaattttatgcccagcccatttttttccatgtaattactgtatactgtatatgccatacggaaaaacggaacagaaatggaaacacaatgaaaacaaaaaacggaacaacggatccgtgaaaaacggaccgcaaaacactgaaaaagccatacggtcctgTGAAAGAgggttaaggctacatgcacacgaccgtatgcgttttgcggtcctcaatttgtggatccgcaaaaaaaaaagtatgccatccgtttttttacggatccattataaaaatgcctaaaacggacaagaataggacattttgcgGGGCAAAAAAACGgagcggacacggaaacaaacaacgtttgtgtgcatgtagcctcaaaCGGATACAACAGGAtttggttttttttctctctctcttcggcttcatgcacacgactgttgttttggtccgcatccgagccacagtttctgcggctcgggtgcggacccattcacttcaatggggctgctaaagatgcggacagcactccgtgtgctgtccgcatccattgctccgttccgtagtccgcaaaaaaaatataacctgtcctattccgctatcagtgttttgcggatccgcaatttgcggaccacaaaacacacaacggtcgtgtgtatgtagacttcttctgacagatcagaaggacagaaagctaaacggtgatgtgaactcaccctaaggATTCATGtaaacgaacgtattttctttccgcctccgttaaattttttttgcaaaccgtattcggaaccattcacttaaatgggtccgcaaaaacaacggaaggtacttcgtgtgcattctgtttccgtatttctgttctgcaaaattagtgcatgtcctattattgtccgcaaatcacggtccgagcgccccactcaagtcaatgggtccgcaaaaaatatggaacgcacaaggaacacatccgtatgtcatccgtatttcgcggatctatactgtagaaatgctatgaccagcccatattgctcaagtGTTTGgttattaataagttactgtttccgatccgcaaaaaacggatcgtatacggaaaccatacagatatgtgttctggaataacggaacggaagcggacttaaatcagagaaaaaaaaaacctcagatacggaacaacggatccgtgaaaaatggaccgcaaaaaacaacggccgtgtgcatgagccctaaggaataAATACACCCAAGAAATGAACACAAATCCCTTATGAACTCCACCACTGGACTCTGCATTGCCATATCTTCAACAGGTATGGATGGTGTCCAGCTGAGTATAATGAAGGGTCAGGGGAAGTGATGACCATGTGATGGGTGAGGTataaagctgtcctccctccaccCCTTCCTGGTGTGACTTCTCCTGTAGTCAGGATGTTGTTAGGGATTAGGTGGAGTTGGCTGCTTGTGGTTCTCATCTATGGGTCAGGCGTTAGCAGTGCCTTGGTTAGACATCGGCGCCAGCCAGACACTCGGTGGAGGAATTATCAGCCTGGATGGGGATCTTCTAGAACTGTATCTGCAGTAGGTTCTCCTAGGGGAGATCTTTTGTCTCCAGTTTCTGGAATTAGGTCTCTGAGAAGTTTTGTTCCTGTGTCTGGATGGGGTCGCATGTATCCTGGAGTAGGTTTTCAGTCCCGACAGCTTACACAGCCCCCACCGATTATGCTGAACCCCTCATCCCCTGTCAGTGTGCAGTGTGCTGAGGACAGTATGGTGTTGACTGTAGAGAGAGACTTCTATGGTAATGGTAGGATGGTGAATCCTTCAGACCTGGTCCTCGGGACCTGCACAGCTGGATCTCAGACTTCAGTTAATACTGTAGTCTTTCAAATTGCTCTTCAAGAATGTGGAAGCAACCTAGAGGTAAGTTGGTGGAGGACTAAAGGTCCCTAATAGTAGACAAATATGCACTGGGCAACAATTACTGTTTATCATGAAACCCTTTAGGTCCTTTTCACTATATTGAAATGGTTgtagatagagatgagcaaatttcatatattGAAATTTGTTTATgcttttactggtaaaaggtgaattgtgttatggattctacTACcaaggaccataatgcaattttattataacggaatgtctctaaagacattctgtcatagaattgcgttatggtccgtggtaacggaatccataacacaattcccgTTTTACTAGTAAACAAAGCGTTACTcggtttcataacctgaaattcgctcatctcttgttGTGGACAtagatctggtttctttgaggtacattaaccctttctacaaCTTGTGCCCAGGAATGTTAGCTAGTTTTAGCCGGTATACTATGGTGTCATGATCTTCTGACGCAATAATGGACTTTCATAACAAAATCTAACCAGTTGTCCATTTCTGGCCTTGCAGTGTACTTGACCCACTGCTTTGTCAAGTTTCtctttttgtatattttatagGGTGGCTAGTTCTTACTAAATTTTCCCACTGAtttggttgggtgtgtgtgtgggggggttttgtttttttgtgtggaGACTAACCTTAATGTGGCTCTTTATCTCCTCAAGATGACTTCAGATATACTTATCTACAAGATCAACTTGTCTTACAACCCCACCACCTCCCCTAATGTGCCCATCATCAGGTCCAATCCTGCAGTGGTTCCCATCTGGTGTTACTACCCACGGTAAGTCTGTACCAATAGTGGGTTCTATAGCTATGTCTTTCAGGACTTCCAAGTTAAGCTAGATGGTGGTTGTTGTATGTGGTCACATTGAGCCAACTGTTTGCCCCAACCAGCCATAAGACAGTCTCTTCCTGCTGGATCTGACTGGGACAGTCACAGCTTGATTCCACTTACATTATGAAGCAATGTTCTGTAGTATCAGTACTGTGATCTTTGGCCATGTAATGAGTATAGCAGCTGTACTGTCCATGTAGCCCCATCCTAATTATTGCATTAATCATCCTGCTCCTCTTCAAGGTTCATGATGACTCTGAAAGGGATCTTGACAAACATTCCCCTCTTGCTCTGTCAATACTATTGAGAGGCTTTGAGCTGTCTCCTCTCCTGGCATGTCTGTTTTACCAACTATTTACTCTCCATGTAGTAATTCTGGAGAACCTTTAACTATTCCTTTGATTCCTAATGGAAGTTAGCAGTATGCCATAAAGGTCTGAGTGTTCAGTTTTGGGGTGTTTGACACTGATTCTATTGGTGCTGCCAGTCACTATGCAGGGACACCCAGATTGGCTTTTATTGCAAACTGCCAGCAATTTAATAATAGTAGGAATAATGGGGGGAACTGTAGCCCTCAAGATACTCCAGAAATGTTATTACCTGGGAATTGGTTACTAAAACAAATGTCTGGGGAGTAGACAGGCCCTCTTTGAATAGGACCTGACAGGAGGACTTAAGGCAAAAAATAGGTTGGTGACCATAAAACTCTTTGCTGTAAGTAGAGCAGGACTGGTCAGGCTGTTGTAACTTCAGTTAAAAGCGCTGCAACACCTTACATGGCTGGAACACCCCTAAGGCCTCAATGCCATAAGTGGCCGCTTCGCTAATTTACCATATGGTTGACAAAATGCTTTCAAGTTCCAGTCAACCTCTCAAAGGGCTTGTCCACCATTACAACTATGGCTGCTTACTTCCAAAAATCACCCCTGCTGTCCATTGGCTCAGCTCTATAGTGAATAGGTCTAAACTGCGGTGCCACCTGTGGACACATGGGATGATTATGGAAAGCTGCCATTTACTTGCAATCATGTACAGTTGTCCTTTCATTTCTCTACTCTTCCAGATTTGGCAATGTAAGCAGCAATGCCATCAAGCCAACATGGGCTCCCTTCAGCACCACAGTGAGCTCAGAAGAAAGGTTGTCTTTCTCCTTGACTCTCATGACTGGTAAGACTTCTTCCAGTAGAGGAGGGGTGTGTAGTCTCTCTGGTCTTGTACTAATAGCCTTATTTTGTCTGTAGAGGACTGGAGTGCTCCTCGTCAATCACTGGTCTACCAGCTTGGTGAGATCTTCTACATAGAGGCCTTTGTGGACATAGAGAACCACGTCCCGATGATGCTGTTTGTTGATAGCTGTGTTGCCACCCTTACTCCAGATGAGACCTCTAATCCTCACTATGACATTATTGCTTATAATGGGTgagtttctgttttgttttttactgttAATTCAAGGGCATCTACACTGAAATAAATATCTTCTACAGGTGCTTGATCGATGGGATGCTAGGAGAATCCTCTTCAGCTTTTGGTTCTCCAAGACCTGAAGCGAATAAGCTTCGATTCACAGTTGATGCCTTCAGGttcattaacagtgacctttctATGGTAAGGACTAGAGATGGTAGTATGACCCTGAATGCCAAGCAATTAACTTTTTGTACCTGTCTTTAGCATCCTTGTTTTCATCCCACTAATCAGTGTTGAAAGCACACAACTGGCCACTGTTCTAACCTGCACTTTCAACATTAAAGAGTTTGTTGCCAAAATTGGATGTTACACACTGTTTACATGGCACTGTAGCACAAGTGCCAGTGTTACCTTTGTTCTTTTGTTGTGACTTTCACCAGCTGTAACAATGTTCaacccatatgcaaatgagggctcgtaggtgcccaggccgctctgcctttCACATTGCTTGTCCCGCCctgtaagagtactttcacactagtgttattcttttctggcattAATTTCTGTCCTAGGTGcttaataccagaaaagaactgagttttatcctaatacattctgaatggagagcaatccattcaggatgtctatttgccttttcaggactgagataataccgcagcatgctgtggtttcatCTCGTcccaaattccggaacacttgcaggaatgccagatccggcatttcttccagttgacatgcattaatgccggatccagccctgagtgttccagaaaaacggatcagtttttgtggTCTGCGCATGCTTAGACCACAAAACGTGCGAGAAAATAAtgccggagagatggatccagcatttcaatgcatttgtcaggctGATTAGGATCcttttccggcgacggaactgcctgccggaatcctctgccgcaagtgtgaaagtaccccaagtctGTTGCGTCATCCCCAGTACTGTCTGAGAACCTGCACATGGAAGTTCGCCGCCGGCCTGGGCATGCCCGCTGGTTTCACATGGCGCATGCACACTTGATTTATcgatgctgctgcccacaatggcCATCAGTGACAAAACAGACTAACAGGGCAGGACAAGCAAGAGGTTTGGGAGTACTAATATGGAAAAGGCAGTGGCCTGGGCACCTACATCACAAGCACGGCCCCTGGACACTTGCCAGCTCTCATCTGCATATGGATTAAATGGTTTTTCGGCTGACAGTGTAACAAAGGAACCATTGGTACTCGTGCAAGAGTGCCATGTAAGCAATGTGTAACGTcaaattttggtgacagactccttttaatgAAGGTAAATGTATTGGAATTTATATTCTCCTTTGATAACCTGATTATAATGGTATTCTGCTATACACTATTGTACATTAACTGTTTGAAATGAGAAACTCAATGAAAACTATTGAAACAGAATAACTCCTATTGGAATCCTAATCCTTTCTAGTATGGGCCCTGAGGGTAACTTTTCCTGCTGTCCAAGATTATGAATGTAAATTATTTCTCATGAGATATAAACTGTAATTGTGGTGTCTTAGATCTACATAACCTGTCACCTGAGAGCTGCTGACATCAACCAGACCCCTGATCCAATGAACAAGGCCTGCTCCTACAACAAGACTACCAGCAGGTAAAACCTTGCACATCTGAGTGTCTTCAGTTAGATGACTACACAACCCTAGATGGGGTCTTGGATAACAATGGATGTTCTCTCAATGGTTGACACTTCTCTTGCTCTTACAGTTGGTCACCTGTGGAAGGCCCCAGTGCGAACTGCCAGTGCTGCAACACTGGGAACTGTGCTACAGTTGGCAGCCGGAGAACAGCATGGGGCCCACAACCTGCCAGGTCAAGAGGAGTTGGGAAGAGAGATGTTGGTGAGTTCTTCATTCAAACGTCACCTAAAGCTTCCATAAATGTGAAGGTATTTGAAAATGGGTGTTGCTAATTCTTCCACTAGGTTCTCATCTAGAGAAATACACTCTGGCCAGACTGGGCCCTCTACTAGTGACTGGATCTAAGCCTAACCAGGTCTCCAAAGATGGAATTTCCCAACCTTCCAGAATGGGTGTAGAAGAACCTCTGCAGTTGTGGGTGCTGGTGGCCATGGGCTCAATCACTTCAGTAGTTGCTGCTGTGTCTCTTATTGTGTCTGTAAAATGTCTTCTGAAAAAACTGTCTCACAAATAGTCCAGAAATAAATGGTTAATAtgttacttgtttttttttttttcgtctcaATCGATGGTACCAATGGTTGTATGGGATTGGCTTCATGTGACCCATAACTTCATGCATGGTCCAGCAACACAGACCATCTCCTGGTGCTATATACATGAGTACTGTGGGTCACATGGTAGTATGGTATAGGTACATCTGTATAGAGCTGAGGGTGGCTCATGGCTCCCACTTCTCAGGAGCAGAATAAGAATTGGAGGCTGCTCTCTGAAGGCTAAATTTGCCTTAGATTCAGACTGTTAGTATTGATCAGGTCAAAAAAGCAGGTCTGCATGATGCAGAGATGTGAATGGGGTTGCTAATCATTATACAGATGCATTTAAAAAATAGTTGTGCTTGATGTCTAAGCCTTATGTTCTGTACCTACTAATAACCCAGAGGATCTATAATCTGgaaaaaacacccccccccccccccaacaatgaCACATaccagccttagggtactttcacactggcggcaggacggatccgacatgctgttcaccatgtcggatccgtcctgcggctatttcaccgtgccgccggaccgccactccgtccctattgactatagtgGGGACGGGGgctgagctccggcgcagcacggcgaaaggccgccggactaaaattaccgcatgtcaggttttttagtccggcagctttcgccgtgcaccgccggagctccgcccccatccccattatagtcaatggggacggagcggcggcacggcga is a genomic window of Bufo bufo chromosome 1, aBufBuf1.1, whole genome shotgun sequence containing:
- the LOC120986605 gene encoding zona pellucida sperm-binding protein 3-like encodes the protein MLLGIRWSWLLVVLIYGSGVSSALVRHRRQPDTRWRNYQPGWGSSRTVSAVGSPRGDLLSPVSGIRSLRSFVPVSGWGRMYPGVGFQSRQLTQPPPIMLNPSSPVSVQCAEDSMVLTVERDFYGNGRMVNPSDLVLGTCTAGSQTSVNTVVFQIALQECGSNLEMTSDILIYKINLSYNPTTSPNVPIIRSNPAVVPIWCYYPRFGNVSSNAIKPTWAPFSTTVSSEERLSFSLTLMTEDWSAPRQSLVYQLGEIFYIEAFVDIENHVPMMLFVDSCVATLTPDETSNPHYDIIAYNGCLIDGMLGESSSAFGSPRPEANKLRFTVDAFRFINSDLSMIYITCHLRAADINQTPDPMNKACSYNKTTSSWSPVEGPSANCQCCNTGNCATVGSRRTAWGPQPARSRGVGKRDVGSHLEKYTLARLGPLLVTGSKPNQVSKDGISQPSRMGVEEPLQLWVLVAMGSITSVVAAVSLIVSVKCLLKKLSHK